In the genome of Lactuca sativa cultivar Salinas chromosome 3, Lsat_Salinas_v11, whole genome shotgun sequence, the window ttgaatatgatgagaccttctcaccagttgcaaagataaagtctattagggtgatgctggccattgctgcatttcatgattatgaaatatgacaaatggatgtcaaaaccgctttccttaatgggaagttggctgaggatgtttacatggctcagccaaagggttttgtcaatgcaaagcatcccaatagagtgtgtaagcttgagacgtccatttatggacttaagcaaacatcttgcagatggaatctttgtttcgacgagaaagtcaaagattttggttttctgcgaagcgaggatgaatcatgtgtatatgtcaaagccagtgggagtatagtgagcttcctcgtattatatgtcgatgacatactactcataggaaacgacatcccgacgctgcaggaagtaaagtcctggcttgggaagtgctttgctatgaaggtcctcggagaagctgcctatattttgggaataaggatagtgagaaacaggagaaaaagactaataggacttagtcagagtacctacttggacaaggtactaaagcgttttagtatggagaagtccaagaaaggggagttaccgttccaaagtaatgccaaactgagtaagactcaatgtccgagtaccgaagtcgagatagcaaagatgagtcgagtaccttacgcttccgcagttggctcaatcatgtatactatgacttgtactcgccctgatgtggccttcgctttgagcatggtcagcagatatcaagggaaccctggcaaagcacattggaccgcagtcaagaatattcttaagtaccttcggaggacaaggaatggtttcttgtcctcagtgggagtgatgacttaaaggtgcgagggtatagggacgccagttttcagaccgatagggacaactactgttcgcagtcgggctaggtctttacccttaatggaggagcagtgacttggaaaagttccaaacatgaaaccgtagctgattcaacgtgcgaatcagagtacattgcggcgagtGAAGCATCAAAACATGCAATATGGCTGAAGagtttcattggagaccttggagttgtaccagccatacaggagcccatggaaattttctgtgataacgaaggagcggttgccttgaccaaggaaccgagggatcacggTAGATCTCGGCACATCgaaaaaaatatcactttattcgacatcgtgtagaagaacgactcctcgtagtgaagagggtatcgtcggaagataacccagcagatccgcttacgaagggactgagtagggttaagcacttgcaacacacTAGGAGCATCGGGcggaaggacgatattagtttagattagatagtttagaaacgtgtaatatataaatgtaattgacatttgatgattaaataaaggagtattatttattagtaaagttattgtcttatgttaatcatttacctattgtttcattttgcatgttttgacttcctgaataatagattattcgaacggtccatagtcgttcatattttggaagtaggtatgaatgcagactatcatgaattggtgtgtagattgtctgaaaggtattagacatagcaaaggtttgctacaacgttcatgagtgcttatgaacgagttttgagcattggaataaacccacgcttgttggaatcacttcatggaatttatcacgagtgatcgcaagacgataatatcatatggtcttaaaacctagttatatggtttattatttgctgattggttgtgcattgataatgcgaaaacgcatcagtaacttgatgttataaaacacattgtcgtgtatgatttaattagtgaatattaaatgcatataagtcgaagtttatctgttccttttatcctaagagggtaaaagcgatatcaacgcccctcgatgatttggtttgacttatgtgtcgggcccggttaggactgaattgatgtgttcaattaagttctatgtcaaaggaatctgagatcgagaaacaaactgttggacaataagtatgactatgttccatgtgattgtccacataatatctagaatagaggatcatacgttcccttatctaaaggacagtttactgataagatcagagttcgacaacgtctttgagagctacaattgctaatcggattttgcttgcatttatggttactagacttatccaagtgggagactgttggattagtgtctaagcccataaccatatttgataagtacttgacccgattgtgcatggtccttttgggttgctttcaccaaagcaacttgattggagaaataatagagaaagactttattatggtttattaatatattataaaaataatatattaaaagataaatcatattatttaattaatattagtcataaattaattaagaattaatttggtggctaaaagagattaattgaataaagggacttaaactgtcaaatgtgtgatagttggattTTGGCTGGGAAACCTAATAGGACAAAGggatgaacgaaattatgataggagcccatcatattttcgtccatggccttattccagaaggttccatgggctgcttaatgtCTAAGCTGTCCATTAAGGTTTTGgaggaaaccctagctgctcacagtataaataaggACCCTAGGCTACAAAATTCGTCCACTtgcttctaagagaaccctaagGCCGGATTTTGtagcctcctccctctctctcttgcctctccatttgcttttggtgtttgtgagccattagaggtactacacttgtggtacttgctttcaaggaTAAGGAGATTCAAGATTTaggttgttattactacataacaacaagaggtatgtaatacATCTCATATTATGAATTCCGAAATCCATAGaagcatgctagggttcttcatgggttcataatgttgtgtatctaatagtgaaaacatagatctagttctagggttgcatgcacacatatgattgtttgtataaaacccatcaatttcattagtgatattcaggtggataagagcctgaactatgttgaaaAGCCCATTGCAGTTCTGGATAAAAAGATTAAAGCTCTTCGATATAAAGAGgtgaagctagtgaaggtgcaatggtagcaccgtAGACGCtccgaatggacctgggagccatAAGACGAAATGAGAAAGCATTATGCAGATCTTTTCGtaccagcagacttcgaggacaaagtctagttcaagtggggtaGATTTCTAAAGGTCGGATCCAGGTATTTACCTTTCTTTCCCTTAGAATGAAATATTAgtgcatgtttggtcccttcgTGTGTTGGGCCTACTTAtcggtacgcttagcatactaggGAGGGTTGATTGCGGAGGTGTACCACGTATACAGGGCGTACCATGGGGCACGCGGGGCGTACATGGCTgaagaccaaaaccctaatattcggaTTTGTGACCTATATAAACGTCCTTAAGTCATTTGGACCTTACCTTAACCAGCCTCCATCACTTCCAAACGTCCCTAaagctagggatgaaagtgggtccaaacctggaccggatggacccgggcccggaaaacccggaaccggttaacgggattttatagaatCGGAAACCGGACCGATATATagaaaccggttccggttcggttccgggtatggttccgggtaaagtgggtctagaaccggaaaacccgaaaacatcaaagtgggtaggttggaaccggataaagtgggtttagaaccggaaaacccgaaaaaaccagaattttttggtaattacttactacttagtgggttgaactttgaaaattttcatattgatatcccgactttgggggactgtaacttattgaatacgaaatcacaattaacaaaattagagtctaaaatcatgtacaaactctaaaatacactctggaaaaacctgcatgtcaatccgactttaaacgaatgagatatgcttgtgttaatattttcacataatacaaagtagaaaaacaaatagctgaaaagttgaaaattttcagttttgatatcccgacttcggaggactgtaaatcattgaattttaaaccaaaaatgacaaaattatagtctaaactcatatacaaactgtaaactagaagttggaaaaaaccacatgtccatccgacttcaaacgaattagatatgcatgttttaaaactttcaccgaatacaaaaaaactaaaaaactaaaaacttctagctttgatatctcgactttttgaggactgtaagtcaatgaatataaaactaaaaatgacaaatttatagtctagaatcatgtacaaactctaaactacatgttggaaaaaaccgtatgtcaattggagttgaaacgaataagatatgcatcttgtaaacgtttcacaaaaaccggttccggccctaaaagtggttctggttccaaaaaccggttccggattttagacccggtttacccagacccaatggacccaaacccggattacccggaacccggataaagccaatttttaaacccataaccggacccggttctatatattccggttctaacaagtccggtttcggttccggttctaaatctcatccctacctaaaaccctaaaacccATTGTGTCTGTGTCTTGAGATTGTGAGTGCCTCAAATACCTCCTTTTTGGTGTTCTAGCAAAGAGAAAGAAGTAGAAGCAAGCATTGGAAGTGGAAAAACTTTTTGATCCTGCGTTTGGAGCTCATTGGGAAGcttgtggaggtaaaaagctcaaacctTTCCATCTCTTTTGCTAGTTTGAGTTAGTGTTTTGTTATAAAGTCTATTTTTGGTTCTTAGACCCTCTTTTGTGAGTTGTGCAACTCCAAATACTAGGGTTGTTAGATCTAAGCTCCTTGAGCATGCTTGATgcataaagttgccatcttgaaggTTGTATTgagaccatgcatgagtttaaggtctcaaaTGTGGTCTTAGGAAGAAATGAAGTATTGGGGACCCATGTGGcttgcaagggcataaagttgccaactttatgtcctAGGATATCTTAATAGACTCAGATCTGATGTTAGATGTTGAAATCTtaagcattaagcacttaataaacttttgtgCTTGGGCTggttgtatgttgggcgtaaggtCGAGCACACAACGCGTATGACCAAAGGGTCGAGTACGCTAAGCATATTGatgtggtatgttgggcgtacgcacCACAGGAGAGTTGGGCTTCGTTGGGCTTGCAAGCTTATTGGGCCTTATTCAGCCTTGGACTTGGTCCCATTTAGAATTATTGGACTTTTGTTCTAGTTGGGGCATTGATGTCATGATtagaccttattgggccatatggCCCATTGTAGTTTGGAATTTGATCTTGAGCCCATTAATGTAGGTTAGACATTTGCGCTTTAATAGTGGGCCTTAGATCAAGATGTTGGGCCTTTGTCTAAGTTGTGACTCAATTCTAATTAGGGTGTTTTGTATATTTGTTCAATGTGAGATTATATGTTTCTGTATTGTATCAAAGCGGATGGGTAAGTAAAGGTTGCTTCTCGTTCTGTATAAGATATAAGAAGAGTGTAGTAATGTTTTTGTGTTTGCAGCTTTATAAATATGCATATTTAGCATAAAAtttgaaacaaaatcaaaaaaCACAACTACAATCATGATTCAAGAACTGCTGTAATGTTACATAAGCAGCAATATCAATCTGGGTGGCGGACAAAGACAAGAGGTGAGGTGAGGTGAattaaaagaaagaaagaaaagagacATATCCATAATTAGACCTGAGCAGTGCCTTGAGTAAACTTGGGGTCCTCACACCTGTAACTGCCATCAGGTCCAATTCCAAAGCCTCTTGGATCAGCAAACACGTTTTCCAGCAGTTGGCTTCTTGAAGGAGCAGGGCTTTCATCTGCAAACTCCACAGCTTCTTCAACCACCTCATCTATCTTCTTCTCTATTGCCTTCAAATCTGCTTCACTCGCCAGTTTGTTTTCAATCAGATACCTCTTTAATCCTGTTATTGGATCTCGTGCTGCATAATGTGCCTTCTCAGCTGCCATGCCACAAAATACGAATATTCAGTATCAGTAACAACTTCTCAATACAATACAATCATACTAAGGGATTATTTTATTTAGTATCAACATCTTCTTTGGTTTATATTATGATATAAACTAGTTGAGCCTTATAAATCAATCTCATAAACAGATAGAACCTGGTATTTACCTACTACCTAGTTCCAGCAATCCCAGACCATGTACCCAAGAAAAGGCcaagaattttatgtttcttCTAATCTCTATTCCATAGCCTCCATTATTTATAGATTGAAATTCTGTTCCAAAACCTTATTAACAACTTTTCCGATTGGGTTTTCATATTTCTTCAATTTTCtcttaattcttgtttgatttgggcTCTTTTGCTTCTTCATGTAAATGATTGTTTATGACCTTTTTCTGTACTGTTTTAACTATTATCTTGGAAGGAGATATCCTATAATCCAAGATTTCTCAGATTCTTGATCCTATGGAAGGATTTCCAAAAAATTTTAAATACCGAATTTGGATAAAATTGTAGGAGTTCAAATCCCTCCCCTTTTTTTGACAAGCATATATATGATTGGAAAGGAATTTCATTCCAATTAATCTTTTAAAATCCTATGAGACGCCCCTTGCCTTAAggggttgtttcttttttactaaaTGAGCTTGATGTGTTAAGAACTTAATCTGGAGTGACATAATGATAATGGGTTAATCTAAAAAATCTGACTTAAGGCATTACGACACTAAGCATTTACCTATTTGCCTCCTGACTCTTGTTATGTTAGAACCAACGAATATTGTCAAAACTAATGAATATTGTGAAAATTATTTTttggaatgtaagggtaaaatggtcctagAGTTTCATTCAGACGGTTTATTCGCtccaaaaaaaaaaggttttatgtGTACATTACTTTATCATTTCATATCCAACCACTTTACAGTTTACTGTATAGATGAAGCAGAGCAGGTGAATGATacactaaatgaccattttacccttggattCGGAAAAACAGTTTAGATGATGAATGTCTGTCAACTTTAACGTGAGAGAAGTTGAGAGAGAAAGGACAAATAGTTAATTAGATTAAGCAAAGTTTTTGAGTTGATATTAAGTCAGAAGAGTCTGTGGAAAGTAAGTAAGAAAGAGTGGAGAGTAAAAGCAGGTAAGTTTTTGAGTTAACCTGGGTCACGAAGCTCATCAGGATCAGCCAAAGAGTGTCCTCTAAATCTGTAAGTCTCACACTCAACCAAAGTGGGGCCTTCCCCTCTCCGAGCCCTTCCAATAGCCTCCTTTGCTACCTCCCTGACCTTCAACACATCCATGCCATCAACATGGACACCTGGCATCCCAAAAGCGGGGCCCTTCTTCCAGATTTCTGGATCTGAAGTTGAACGCAGATGGGACATCCCAATTGCCCAAAGATTGTTCTCCACCACAAATATGATGGGCAGTTTCCATAGAGCCGCCATGTTCAAGCACTCAAAGAACTGCCCATTGTTGCAAGTCCCATCTCCAAAGAACGCCAATGTCACATGATCACAATCCGCTTCCTTCAACACTTCCCTCCTGTACTTGCTACTGAATGCTGCACCAGTCGCAACCGGGATGCCTTCTCCTATAAAGGCAAACCCACCAAGCACATTGTGTTCAGCAGAGAACATGTGCATGGATCCACCCTGACCTCGGCAACACCCTGTTTTCTTCCCAAACAGCTCGCTCATCACAGCACGTGCTGGCACCCCCTTGCTCAGAGCATGAACATGATCACGATAGGTGCTCACAACACTGTCCTCTTTCTTCAACAGCTTGATGAATCCTGAGGAAACAGCTTCTTGCCCGTTGTATAAATGGACAAAACCAAACATTTTCCCTCTGTAATACATCTGGGCACACATGTCCTCGAAAGCTCTGCCCAATATCATGTCCTCGTATACTTCTAAACCTTCTTCTTTCGTCAGCAGCTGCAGCGCACAAATCAATTTTGTAATAATATACTAACTCCTCTTCAGCTAAAGCTTTTTCACGATTTCGATATGTATATCAATTAAAATTCGGTAAAAAAAACAACATATAGCAATCAGTTGTTTATAATTGCCATTACCAAAAAAAAGGAAGAACATCTCAAAGCAAGTAAATTAATGCAGTAGAAAGAGAGAACGCACGAGATTGGTTTTGGATTTGAGCTTCTTTTCCTTGAAAACATCGGAGACAGCAACGATTCGGGAAGCAGCTTGACGTTGAGCAGTTGCAACGGATTGATTGAGTCGGAGGGTTCGAGTTGATCCAAGGAAAGGGGATGAAGTGGTGATGGGCTTAGCGGCCTTACTAAAGGGATCGGAGAGAAGCGGGTTGTCTGATCTGCTAGTGGCGTGGAGAGAGTGAGAGAGGGGCTGGATAATCATCTTGCTTCCAGAGAAAGCCATTGTCAGCTAAGCTAAGCTGCAATAGCTTTGGGGTTAGGAATTGAAATGGGGGAGATGAATAAATATACAGGGAGAGAGGCGGAGAGAACGAGAAAAGAGAGACAAAGAGGGGAAATGTGGCGTTGGTTTGATCTGTAGACGAAAGATGTCCACCCAACTCTCAAGTCTTAACTGTAAACCCAATGAACTTCTAACTTATTAGAATTAGAGAAAACTACAAATTTGGTCCCTCATGGTCAATTTTCTATGTTTCAGTCCATTGAATTTAAAGCATTAGATATGGGAGGTGTTATAATATCATTTCACATGCCACCTCAGCCTTAACAACAATAGAAGATCATGGTTCTATGTTATAACATTGTAATAGGTAAAGAAATATAGAAAAATGGTATTGAATTCTCATTTCAATATGCTGTAACGTCAacgtgaagtatcataacaaacAAATTGATGATATTCTCCATGTTATTATGAGACTGTCACCTCAGTAGTAACAACATTATGAAGACTCATATCATATGCTCTTACGGTTTTGGTCATTGACCaacttaaaaaaccaaaaaaaaaaacaaactattttatcatttatatttgtttttatttttcttttacatCTTTGTAATAAAAAGACTAACAAAATGAAAATCTCAAAGTCTCATACCCCTTCTCTTCATATTTAATACACATACCGAAAaactaaaagatttttttttatcatagttGTATCTTCATCTCGACACCATCTTAAGACGCAACAAATGAACTTTAATCTGTGTTTATCACGTCTTTCTATTTTCTTTGAATTAATTACCGCATTGGATATGATTTGGAGGAAACCAAAATTTGCGATTTTAATATTCCATATGTTGTATCTCACGATTATGGCCAACAATCCTCCGACTACGCTTCAAATGATATTCAAAAGATTAACGTGAAATTGGAGTACAAAAACACCGATGATCtacttttttatatataaaaagctAGTATAGTAATAGTTTTATTAGAAAAGGAAAAACAATTGGGCTTTTTTCTTTTTAGAATATAttgataaaaaaattataaaagtatTTTGTTGATTAACAACAAAAGAATATTTTAATGTTCaataatcaaacaatatatgaaaaatattttcattttattgtATCTATAACACATTAACACTTTTTAAACAATGAGAATATAGGAAATTTAAATCGATTAGTATAGCTTTAACAACGAAAACATATCCTAACACCTTGTTTTGTTATAATCAATTATATGTTTTGAATCATTCAATAATACATATAATACATAGCAACTTTcattaagaaatatatattttattaatttttactTATTAAATATGGTTATAAAGATGAAGGGAATTCTTCCTTATATTCCTTTCAACCTAAGTGTCACGTCAttgttatattaatttttttttcttctcttaCATCCACCTTTATTATTTCATATCACATGAGAATTCTATTGGATTAGAtatttaagcccataactataattgatatatactttAATTGATAGTAACACAAttctttgggttgccttcaaacctagcaattggacatgatgacttttagagagagattaatttattatgtgattaataaattaataaaaagtttattaatgtattatgaaaataatatattaattagaaaagctattatttaattaatatttaatcataaatcaATTGAAATTAATTTCGGaattaaaagtgcagggtctaaagtgcaattgttcaatagttgaacaaaagactCCAGAACCTTCCACCATTAGGGTTGGACGGTTTCTAAGGGgatattctagggtttctagaatatctCATGTGGATAAATAAGGagttggataattaccaatttgaaatattattattatattttaattagggTTATACAGGGTTTCCTTGTaccactatataaaggaccttaGCCCTTTGATTTTCAGCCACTTATTATTTAGAAAGGGCGGACCGAAAATCTtacctcccctctcctctctctatagTCCTCCTTGTtagcttgggtgtgaaccattagagacacgacaattgtggtgcttgcttccaagaagATCTACAAGTGAAAGGTTGTTGTTATTTACTATAATAACAATAAGGTATGTAATCCTAAACCCTTATTTATGTTTTTCGAAAATTGACttcttagttataggttcaataatgaaaacatagatccttaggttgcatgtgaacttggttttaagtttatttgtttttCCTAAATCCTATAAGTTGTATCAGAACGTTTGGTTTGTTTTCAATTGAATAGCTATAATTAAACCCTAAAAGGCAAGAATTTCGACTAGGGTTAGAATTTTTCGAAACCCTAGCTCCTTCCCTTAGATTTCGAAATTTTGGGTTAAGGTTTAGAAACCCTAGCCCTCCTCCCCAAGATCTTCGAAAATGGTAAGTTAATTAGGTTTTCcaaattttggtaattattattTCACTTgcctaaaaaaaataattaaaattagatAACTTCTACaccctaatttttgaaaactAAAGGGTTAGTATTAtgattaaattatttgattaatttaattagttaatccttatttatttaatatatttaattaaattgttaattaatagataaatattaaatcatttggtttatttttaaattaaaattaattgatttttaatttcgaaatttaaattagacaaaattacataaatggtccttgtagtTGACACAATTGACCAACTTTAGTCCTTATGACAAATTTTGTGcgtagatggtccctgtggttttaaAGTCTTGCAAAGACAGTCCTTTTGGCTAACGGTGTTAACTTTTTTAGTTAAGTCCCTTTTGAAATGACTCATTTGCCCTTCATGTcataaggaccatttatgtaacttttgtaacaccgtaaatttttaaacaaaattttcatttcaaaacacAATAAAACACATGTCATATTTCCTCAAAATCACAAGTAACAATTTATcaacacatttttatttaaaattgtttatcacaaatccaggatcctccaaacataactctttctctcgtgtgtacaatcgagccgacgCCTTCCCGATATCatgaaaagtacctgaaacacatatcacataacacggtaagcacgaagcttagtgagttccccaaaataccacacacatctcattagccaCTCTAGGTCATAACTCAATAAGagcctccggtcaatgtgtctcagtgggaccctccggccccaactcaataagctcataaaaacaatattcaacataaatcacaaagacataatgcagaatatcataAAACAcaggtaagcacataagacatctcaatcacacaaggataccactcttggtaagtatagtgagaagactcgcctcgaaAGCTAGCaagtaactgttggattagtgtctaagtccataactatatttggtatgtacttgacccgactcggcatggtcaatttgggttgcatggcatcatgcatttggattgactaaaatgagagaaataacacttaaagtttggtaatatattataagttctaatatattaataagattatttaattagtattgatctctataattaattaagtgatcaaaagaagactaattaaatatataggttgattgtgtaaatcatccatacttttatagtgggctaagactccatggattttcaagttgggctaaaacccataggatgctccatggtgtatttgaacccatggatccaaggaaatggaaagtcatgacaattagggtttaccttaattgtgacactatataaagatcatattcttgggaaaaattggccactatgtgtgatagaaagggctagccgattttatgaagtgttcttttttctctcaagtcattccatgtgcatttggtgttaaccatttgaggtgtcacacctggggcactaggctctcgagcatcatggagtcaagctacatcaacaaggtatgtattctatcctttttattacccaagtatctaagagattgtatgctagataaggTAATACCttagaatattcatatttgcatgtataatagagaaaacatagatccaaagtatttagggttgcatgtacacttaggagtgttagaatgctcttaACCCAACAGTGACAATCTCGCACACGGAATATCGAACTAGCCTCCACCAAACACATAGgataaatatctctaattaatactctattcATACTCAATATACCAAAAGGTTCccccatttctctctctctctctcactctcactctctctctctctagctcttGGATtgggtaaaagatcattttacccctccatggtttcCATTACTCATgtatgaccaaaccctaaagtcaacagaagtcaaactcgagtcaacagtccatgcttCACCCGAGTCGCCGAGTGCAtttatgtgactcgtcgagtcccctttgTTTCTTCTGTCCTATCGTGAAAATCcaccttgactcgtcgagttgtctcgcCAACTCGTCGGGTCACCTATGTCTAGCCTCCTCGAGGGAAAAccccagccgactcgtcgagtcagctcatagATTCAGTGAGTCCCTTCAatctgatttctcattcagacgattcaAAACATCTCTACCACTCcaagcactagatctagcatcCCAGGACTCCATTGTCACGTAAAGCTTtaatctttacgttcatgcatggtaaTTTTTCTCCAACATACTAAAACATGCTCTCACAATGTGTTAAGCACAAAATCCCTCATATAGGTGAATAAAGGCGGGACcttttgtgttgggttttgagcattttaacactcctaaggtgtacatgcaaccctaaataccttggatctatgttttctctattatacatacaaatatgaactttccaaggtattacctatactagcatacaattatcatatacaacacaagaatctttgtcacaactagaaattttgtgtcttgtaatcacaatacttaagtaaaatgttgaatcaaaaacttaagag includes:
- the LOC111902033 gene encoding pyruvate dehydrogenase E1 component subunit alpha-3, chloroplastic, with amino-acid sequence MAFSGSKMIIQPLSHSLHATSRSDNPLLSDPFSKAAKPITTSSPFLGSTRTLRLNQSVATAQRQAASRIVAVSDVFKEKKLKSKTNLLLTKEEGLEVYEDMILGRAFEDMCAQMYYRGKMFGFVHLYNGQEAVSSGFIKLLKKEDSVVSTYRDHVHALSKGVPARAVMSELFGKKTGCCRGQGGSMHMFSAEHNVLGGFAFIGEGIPVATGAAFSSKYRREVLKEADCDHVTLAFFGDGTCNNGQFFECLNMAALWKLPIIFVVENNLWAIGMSHLRSTSDPEIWKKGPAFGMPGVHVDGMDVLKVREVAKEAIGRARRGEGPTLVECETYRFRGHSLADPDELRDPAEKAHYAARDPITGLKRYLIENKLASEADLKAIEKKIDEVVEEAVEFADESPAPSRSQLLENVFADPRGFGIGPDGSYRCEDPKFTQGTAQV